The following proteins come from a genomic window of Plasmodium vivax chromosome 3, whole genome shotgun sequence:
- a CDS encoding ATP-dependent RNA helicase protein, putative (encoded by transcript PVX_000990A): MQSSSYINHVKTLVENVSDDFFNFDELIGEGVQQGGGAAVATAGVPRAIHGRVATAHQKKAHEVHSSLSSNCRIIKIEDEEVEIEKWNEVRNTPINEFIINALINKFHFKTFLPCQSCVLDYALLSKNGSNSLLSGDIYIEVPTGLGKTLCYIITILDYFLYKKDQNGKLFCLILTATEELVTQIMGVLNKFEVSNLLCQGINTNMFQMNIYFDELMDSRDTFKDTNILVTTTNKFETLFYSNEELFKDLKFLVIDEVDKIMSFSKSNINSLVNSLSDIVEKYQMETRNFYKPKNFLQKIFVSATLCKVSDNLMSLNLYRPIFFYYIVNYKRNEEFYLSTKGKYSKVYVVLRLIMDIPAKDNLSMLIFCNSEESAHLLYRFLTVYFSYTNEGGYGIKEYTRNLSNKRKKKILNDFLSQKLHILICTDSISRGLDTVNVNYVVNYEMPSHYNVLTHRIGRLSRHNSKRGTVYHLIRKKEKMIINKSIRQRHLKGIEKMKFKKEKLQDIKRDVTQLKPLIKDVIAKEEAEVLRRHKFYRYDELVKLCGLE, from the exons ATGCAAAGCAGCTCATACATAAACCACGTAAAAACGCTCGTTGAAAATGTAAGTgacgatttttttaacttcgaCGAGCTTATTGGAGAGGGGGTACAACAAGGCGGTGGCGCAGCGGTGGCTACAGCTGGGGTTCCAAGAGCAATTCATGGTCGCGTGGCAACGGCGCACCAAAAGAAGGCGCACGAGGTGCACTCCAGCCTCAGCTCCAACTGCAGAATAATCAAAATAGAGGACGAAGAAGTTGAAATTGAAAAGTGGAATGAAGTGAGGAACACCCCaataaatgaatttataataaacgCCCTGATTAACAAGTTTCACTTCAAAACATTTCTGCCCTGTCAAAGTTGTGTGTTGGATTATGCCCTGTTGAGCAAGAATGGGTCCAATTCGCTGCTTAGTGGAGACATATACATTGAAGTGCCAACTGGCCTTGGAAAAACATTATGCTATATTATAACTATAttggattattttttatataaaaaggaccaaaatgggaaactcTTTTGTCTCATATTAACAGCCACAGAAGAGTTGGTAACGCAAATTATGGGGGTTTTAAACAAATTCGAAGTTAGCAATTTGCTGTGTCAGGGGATAAATACCAACATGTTTCAAATGaacatttattttgatgAGCTGATGGATAGTAGGGACACCTTTAAGGACACGAACATTCTCGTAACAACGACCAACAAATTTGAAACGCTCTTCTACAGCAATGAGGAGCTTTTTAAGGACTTGAAATTTTTAGTTATTGACGAAGTGGATAAGATTATGTCCTTTAGCAAGTCCAACATTAACAGTTTGGTGAACTCCCTATCGGACATTGTCGAGAAGTATCAAATGGAAACTcgcaatttttacaaaccgAAGAATTTCCTGCAGAAAATTTTCGTTTCCGCGACGCTGTGTAAAGTGTCGGATAACCTCATGTCCCTGAATCTGTACaggcccatttttttttactacattGTTAATTACAAGAGGAACGAGGAGTTTTACTTGAGCACCAAGGGGAAATACAGCAAGGTGTATGTCGTCCTCCGGCTGATCATGGATATACCGGCCAAGG acaACCTCAGCATGCTCATCTTCTGCAACAGCGAGGAGTCGGCGCACCTGCTCTACCGGTTCCTGACCGTCTACTTCAGCTACACCAACGAAGGCGGCTACGGGATAAAGGAGTACACCCGCAATTTGTCCaacaagaggaagaaaaaaatactaaaCGATTTTCTCTCGCAGAAGTTGCACATCCTGATATGCACGGATTCCATTTCGAGGGGGCTCGACACCGTGAATGTGAACTACGTGGTGAACTATGAGATGCCGAGTCACTACAACGTGTTGACACATAGGATCGGGAGGCTCTCCAG GCATAACAGCAAAAGAGGAACCGTGTACCATTTGATccggaaaaaagaaaaaatgataatcaACAAGTCAATCAGGCAGAGGCACCTCAAAGGAATCGAGAAGATGAaattcaaaaaggaaaagctcCAGGATATAAAGAGAGACGTGACGCAGTTGAAGCCGCTCATCAAGGACGTTATAGCCAAGGAGGAGGCGGAAGTCCTACGCAGGCATAAGTTTTATCGCTACGATGAGTTGGTGAAGCTCTGCGGGTTGGAGTGA